In a single window of the Gammaproteobacteria bacterium genome:
- a CDS encoding RDD family protein, with translation MNSDCRRHAGLLRRLGAMLYDGFLLAGVMIVAAIPLPFFQSAADASAGVRALIQIYLVVVCFLFFGWFWTHGGQTLGMRAWRLQLYRIDGQNLTWSTAVVRFLSALLSWLALGLGFFWVAIDPQNRAWHDRLSKSVVVVLPRRS, from the coding sequence GTGAATTCTGATTGTAGGCGTCATGCCGGTCTGCTCAGGCGTCTCGGTGCCATGCTGTACGACGGGTTCCTGCTTGCAGGCGTTATGATTGTTGCTGCTATTCCACTGCCTTTTTTTCAGTCCGCGGCAGATGCATCTGCCGGGGTACGGGCTCTCATTCAGATTTACCTGGTCGTGGTCTGTTTCCTATTTTTCGGCTGGTTCTGGACGCATGGTGGCCAGACACTCGGCATGCGGGCCTGGCGACTTCAACTGTATCGTATCGACGGTCAAAACCTGACATGGTCAACTGCAGTTGTCCGCTTCTTGAGCGCACTGTTGTCCTGGCTGGCACTGGGACTTGGGTTTTTCTGGGTTGCCATCGACCCACAAAATCGAGCCTGGCATGATCGGCTATCCAAGAGTGTCGTGGTTGTACTCCCACGGCGTTCCTGA